One segment of Erigeron canadensis isolate Cc75 chromosome 2, C_canadensis_v1, whole genome shotgun sequence DNA contains the following:
- the LOC122588654 gene encoding methyl-CpG-binding domain-containing protein 13, with protein sequence MSPVKSPKKLTAKDKVVVEETETEELLPGWKKELKIRKTGSGTKRDKTYTDPVTGYIFHSLKDAQRYLKTGEIGRLATKPKEKMCDVVDNKDEKMEETKERSESKAQMSETWRHKRPLEAGSEGRKTRSKLSENGMSESPKRASKRLAGVNTDTPTPLISPLEPKTHQTSKLAAIKTEETPLSSSVPEPKTHQTSKLAAIKTEQTPLSSSLPEPKTRQASKLATIKTEAAPPPSSSVPEPKTRQASKLATIKSDSTPPPSSTPEPKTRRATRQSGIKIDFPPPSLPDSRTSRQAARLAEVKLETSAPSPAELKTRQATQQAGINIDSAPQSPPDTKAGHQAAQVAGVKGDVSATSRPEPKTRDAARLATQQSGYKVDASIPSSPELKTSKATQLVGIGMGVPPASTPEPKTRRATRQSGIKIDPPPPSLPDSRTRHTTRQSGIKVDASVPFPSDPKTSKATQVVGIDTAETHASPPEPKSSKATQLVEIERVATPPLQPQHDKTHRNTQVDTKIDSPPPLPNSKSRQATQQPGIKVDASIPSPSDPKSSKATPLVSLEVVGSSPKPKAGQYKQVVRMDIDASVSSLPDPKACKVTRPSGIKNDSSLPSLPEPKTRRTTRGSGIKVESRPLSPPNTRTNRQASTRAKVAGNVNVATQKGNEKKAKAEDIDDSQESSIVSRSVSQESSILLPSASQESSILLPSSIQESSVLLTSASQGSSILLPSASQRSSVLLPSVSQESHKKIKHYDFKADKSREPQIILPTATPSTPKQQFKETETIYFTRPPVSYSVPRPPPPPSIDPPPGFEIPPGFEIPPGFGNQTANKHHEKQELPVINPPVSIPAPQYGYGSDKKAEALNFSLNDLWTDPCIEFAVKTLTGAIPFGEPSKADNLVASLSEVPMPMEDLWTDPCIEFAVKTLTGAIPVREDNYVQHQPTSSSKPRAPHDYSSPGASINFHQTQVLSKHFETGHKNNKQQESVVTTLGNGALRKAGNMVVSQQVNGSNGQCSRSRFFQ encoded by the exons ATGTCCCCAGTGAAGTCACCCAAAAAGCTTACTGCTAAAGATAAG GTTGTGGTTGAGGAGACTGAAACAGAAGAGCTTCTTCCAGGGTGGAAAAAGGaactaaaaataagaaaaacaggTTCTGGAACAAAAAGAGATAAG ACCTACACGGACCCTGTCACTGGATACATATTCCACTCGCTGAAAGATGCCCAACGATATCTTAAAACTGGAGAAATAGGAAGACTGGCAACGAAACCAAAGGAGAAGATGTGTGATGTTGTggataataaagatgaaaaa ATGGAAGAAACTAAAGAAAGGAGTGAATCAAAAGCACAAATGAGTGAAACTTGGAGGCACAAGCGACCATTGGAGGCTGGGTCGGAAGGGCGTAAGACGAGAAGCAAATTGAGTGAAAATGGTATGTCTGAATCACCTAAACGTGCTTCAAAACGACTAGCAGGTGTGAATACTGATACCCCGACTCCATTAATATCACCGTTAGAGCCTAAAACCCATCAAACTAGTAAACTAGCTGCCATCAAAACTGAGGAAACACCACTATCATCTTCAGTGCCAGAGCCTAAAACCCATCAAACTAGTAAACTAGCCGCCATTAAAACTGAGCAAACACCACTATCATCATCATTGCCAGAGCCTAAAACCCGTCAAGCTAGTAAACTAGCCACCATCAAAACTGAGGcagcaccaccaccatcatcatcagtGCCAGAGCCTAAAACCCGTCAAGCTAGTAAACTAGCCACCATCAAATCTGAttcaacaccaccaccatcatcgaCACCAGAGCCTAAAACTCGTCGAGCTACACGACAATCTGGAATCAAGATTGATTTCCCGCCACCATCGCTGCCGGATAGCAGAACCAGCCGCCAAGCGGCACGATTGGCGGAAGTTAAACTTGAGACATCAGCACCATCACCAGCAGAGCTTAAAACTCGTCAAGCTACACAACAAGCTGGAATCAATATTGATTCAGCACCACAATCACCCCCAGATACCAAAGCTGGTCACCAAGCTGCACAAGTAGCAGGAGTCAAGGGTGATGTATCAGCAACATCACGACCAGAGCCTAAAACCCGTGATGCCGCACGACTAGCTACGCAACAATCAGGATACAAAGTTGATGCATCGATACCATCATCGCCAGAGCTGAAAACCAGTAAAGCTACACAACTAGTGGGAATAGGAATGGGTGTACCTCCAGCATCAACACCAGAGCCTAAAACCCGTCGAGCTACACGACAATCTGGAATCAAAATTGATCCACCGCCTCCATCACTGCCAGATTCTAGAACCCGTCATACTACTCGACAATCTGGAATCAAAGTTGATGCATCAGTACCATTTCCATCAGACCCTAAAACCAGTAAAGCTACACAGGTGGTTGGAATAGATACGGCTGAAACACATGCTTCGCCACCAGAGCCTAAATCCAGTAAAGCTACACAGTTGGTGGAAATAGAAAGGGTTGCAACTCCTCCTTTACAACCACAGCATGATAAAACTCATCGGAATACACAAGTTGATACCAAAATTGATTCACCGCCTCCACTGCCAAATTCTAAATCCCGTCAAGCTACACAACAACCTGGAATTAAAGTTGATGCATCAATACCATCTCCGTCAGACCCTAAAAGCAGTAAAGCTACACCACTAGTGTCACTAGAAGTTGTTGGATCATCACCAAAACCTAAAGCCGGACAATATAAACAAGTAGTCAGAATGGATATTGATGCATCAGTATCGTCACTGCCAGACCCTAAAGCCTGTAAGGTGACTCGGCCATCTGGGATCAAAAACGATTCATCTCTACCATCATTGCCGGAGCCTAAAACTCGTCGAACTACACGGGGATCTggaatcaaagttgaatcacgGCCACTATCGCCGCCAAATACCAGAACTAACCGCCAAGCTAGCACACGGGCAAAAGTAGCAGGAAATGTTAATGTGGCTACCCAAAAAGGGAATGAAAAGAAAGCTAAAGCAGAAGACATAGATGACAGCCAAGAAAGTTCGATTGTTTCGCGTTCAGTAAGTCAAGAAAGTTCGATTCTTTTGCCTTCAGCAAGTCAAGAAAGTTCGATTCTTTTGCCTTCATCAATTCAAGAAAGTTCTGTTCTTTTGACTTCAGCAAGTCAAGGTAGTTCGATTCTTTTGCCTTCAGCAAGTCAAAGAAGTTCCGTTCTTTTGCCTTCAGTAAGTCAAGAAAGTCACAAGAAGATTAAACATTATGACTTTAAGGCTGATAAGAGTCGAGAACCACAAATTATTTTACCTACAGCGACACCCTCTACTCCTAAACAACAATTTAAGGAAACTGAAACGATATATTTTACTCGGCCACCAGTGAGTTACAGTGTCCCcagaccaccaccaccacctagTATTGATCCTCCACCAGGTTTTGAAATTCCACCAGGTTTTGAGATACCACCTGGTTTTGGAAATCAAACGGCTAATAAACACCATGAGAAACAAGAGTTGCCTGTAATTAACCCTCCAGTTAGCATCCCAGCTCCACAATATGGTTATGGAAGTGATAAAAAGGCTGAAGCATTGAACTTTtctttaaatgatttatggacaGACCCATGTATTGAATTTGCAGTAAAAACACTCACCGGTGCAATACCATTTGGAGAGCCCAGTAAAGCAGACAACCTTGTCGCGTCATTGTCAGAGGTTCCCATGCCCATGGAAGACCTCTGGACAGACCCATGTATTGAATTTGCTGTGAAAACACTCACCGGTGCCATTCCTGTTAGGGAAGATAATTATGTACAACACCAACCTACGAGCAGTTCAAAACCCAGAGCTCCACATGATTACTCGTCACCTGGTGCCAGTATAAACTTCCATCAAACACAGGTTTTGTCAAAGCATTTTGAAACAGGgcataaaaataataagcagCAGGAATCTGTGGTTACAACACTTGGAAATGGTGCTTTGCGAAAGGCAGGTAATATGGTTGTTTCCCAACAAGTTAACGGGAGTAACGGGCAATGTTCAAGATCAAGGTTCTTCCAGTGA
- the LOC122590265 gene encoding membrane steroid-binding protein 2-like, which produces MPFEEKDSNGALTGLSVFELEALQDWEYKFMSNKYAKVGTIKKPEGGAEQPDKSTAAEPAETIAADPAGHVPSEVSASAAKEENVGEPNKDEQFFL; this is translated from the coding sequence ATGCCTTTTGAAGAGAAAGATTCAAATGGTGCTCTTACTGGTCTTAGTGTATTCGAGCTTGAGGCCTTGCAAGATTGGGAATATAAGTTCATGAGCAACAAGTATGCGAAGGTTGGAACCATCAAGAAACCAGAAGGTGGAGCTGAGCAGCCAGACAAGTCAACGGCAGCTGAACCTGCTGAGACAATAGCAGCCGACCCAGCTGGCCATGTTCCATCAGAAGTTTCAGCCAGTGCAGCCAAAGAGGAAAACGTAGGTGAACCCAACAAAGATGAGCAATTTTTCTTGTGA